The window ACCGACTCGGCGGTGACGCGCAGCTCGGGCAGCGGCAGCCCGGCCGCGGCCATCCGTGCCGTGGACAGCGGGACGTCCGCCGAGGTCACGAGGGCATGCGGCACGTCTCCGGCGACGAGGGCGGCGAGGAACTCCGGCGCGCCGGGTATCGGGACGACACCGTCCACGTCGGCGGTCTCCTCGGCCAGCAGCCGCGCGTTGTCCGCGAGGTTCTCCGCCATGGGCCGGTCGGGCAGGAGGACGGCCATGGTGGCGTATCCCTGGCGGCCGTGGACCACCTTCATGATCTCGGTGCCGTCCAGCCCGTGCCGCCCGGCCCAGCGCCGCCAGACCCGCTCGACGGCGGCGTCCGAGTTGACGAGGGTGCCGTCCATGTCCAGCAGGAGGGCGCGGGCGGTCAGAACGGTCGTGGCCGTCATCAGCAGCTCCAAAACGCGAGGGGCGAGCAGGGGCCGCGGACGATCGGGCCCGGCGAGGCGGCCCGCAGGGACAAGGCGGCCCCGCCCACCGGTCAGGGAATGCGGGCGGGAGCCACTTTGTTCACCCACGGTACAAAACAAACGGGGTTCCCCGCCACCCCGTCACCCACCCGGCCCCTCATCCCGTCACCGCCTCCCACAGGCTCCACACGCCGAGCCCCAGCATCAGCACGGCCGCGACCTGCGTGATCAGCTTCAGCGGCACCCGCTTCATCAGCGCCTTTCCGCCCAGGATGCCGAGCCCCGCGACGGCCCACAGGGCGAGCACCGCGCCGAGTCCGACGGACAGCGGGTCGTCGTAGCGGGCGGCGAGGTTCGCCGTCATGATCTGCGTGAGATCGCCGAACTCGGCGACCAGGATGAGCATGAACCCCGCCCCCGAGACCTTCCAGAAGCTCTGGTCCTCGGGCCGCCGGACCTCCGCGTCGTCATCGGCCCCGCCCTTCGTCCTGAGCAGCACCGCCGCGCCGCCCAGGAACAGCACGCCGGTCAGCGCGTGCACGATCTGTTGCGGCAGCAGGGTGAGGACGCTGCCCGCCGCCACCGCGAGCACCACATGCACGGCGAACGCGGCGGCGACACCGGCGAAGACGTACGAGGCGCGGTAGCGGGTGCCGAGGACGAGACCGGCGAGCGCGGTCTTGTCGGGGAGTTCCGCAAGGAAGACGACGCCGAAGACGAGCGCCGTGACACTGAAGCTGATCAAGGTTCCTCAGACGGTCGGGCCACCCCACCGAGAGAAATCATCCGCTGACGCGACATCGACACCTCGGCACGGCAGCACACGGACGGTCCGTGCCGGGCGGCACGGACGGTGCACTGCTTGCCGAAGGTCTCGCTGGCCGGTTACGTCGACGGGCGACGGACCTGCCTCCGGGCGCCGGCTCAGACGAGCTGAGCAGTATGTCGACGGTCCGGCGAAGAGCTACTCCCCTTCTGCGCCGTCCATGGTACGCCGGTCGCGCGGGGTACGGGTGCGTCGGGGGTACGCAGCCGACCGCGGGCCCGATGAGGGCTTCTCGCGCAGTTCCCCGCGCCCCTAAAAGCACCAGGCCTTGCGGACCTCAAAGCGCAGGCCCTGCGGACCCCAAAGCGAAAGCACGGGGCGCAGCCCCTGCTTCTCAGGGGCGCGGGGAACTGCGCGACCAGCCCCCACCGGACCCGCGCCCGCACGCCACCCGACCCCGCCCCGCCACACCGTCCCACCCCGACGCCCCACCCGCCCACGCCGGAGGCCCCGGCATCAAATCACCGCCGCACCCCTTGTCGTGTCATGCACACGTCACTAGCTTCTCACCAGACGCACATCCGCCGGTAACACGGCGACGCGACCCTTCAATCGCTCGCACCCCCCACCGCCCCGCCCCGCTCGACATCCCCGGCCCCGCAAGGAGTTCACATGCGCAGGTTCTACGCGCGTCGACGAGTCAGCATACTCGCGGCGCTCAGCGGATTGATAGCCTCCGTCGCGCTCTTCAACGCGCCCGTCGCCTCCGCCGCGCTCCCCACCCCGGTCAGCGCCGCCACCGCCCGCTCCTACCTCGCCACCCTCACCGTGACGGCCGAGGACCGCACCGGGTACGACCGGGACCTGTTCAACCACTGGATCACCATCAGCGGCACCTGCAACACCCGCGAGACGGTCCTCAAGCGCGACGGTACGAGCGTCGTCACCAGCTCCGCCTGCGCCGCCACCAGCGGCAGCTGGTACTCCCCCTACGACGGCGCCACCTGGACCGCCGCCGCCGACCTGGACATCGACCACCTGGTGCCGCTGGCCGAGGCCTGGGACTCCGGCGCCGACGGCTGGACCAGCACCCAGCGCCAGAACTTCGCCAACGACCTCACCCGCCCCCAGCTCATCGCCGTCACCGACAACGTGAACCAGTCCAAGAGCGACCAGGACCCGGCCGAGTGGATGCCGTCGCGCACGGCGTACCGCTGCACGTACGTCCGCGCCTGGGTCCAGGTGAAGTACTACTACGACCTCTCCGTCGACTCCGCCGAGAAGAGCGCCCTCACCAGCTACCTGGCGAGCTGCTGACCCACCCGCCCGGCGGGCCGCCGTCCTCGGCGTGTCCCCGGATCCGGCGAACAATGTGGGCCGGAAACGGTCCGGAACCTCGCCGATCACCTCCGTCGTTCCGTACGGTACGGGGCGACGGAGGAAGGTGATCGCGATGACCGGGCTACGCCTGGGACCACTGCTTCGCTATGTGGACGGCTCGTCCGCGACCGTGTGGATCGAGGCGAGCCGTCCGTGCGTCGCCGAGGTGCGCTGTGCCGGCGGCGGGCGCGGCGAGACCCGCACGTTCCAGATCGCCGGCCACCACTACGCGCTGATCCCGGTGACGGGCCTCACGCCGGGCACGGCCTCGGCGTACGAGGTCCTCCTGGACGGCGCGCCCGTGTGGCCGGAGCCGGACTCCCCCTTCCCGCCCTCCGAGATCCGCACCCCGGCCGAGGGCGACACCGTCCGGGTCGCCTTCGGCTCCTGCCGCTGGGCCGCGCCGCCCGCCGGCGAGCCCGACCCGGTGGGCCCCGACGCGCTGGACACCCTGGCGGTCCGGCTGGCCGCCGCACCCGAGGCCGAGCGCCCCGACGTGCTCCTCCTCCTGGGCGACCAGGTCTACGCGGACGAGACCTCCAAGGCCACCCGCCTCTGGCTCGCCGCCCGCCGCGACCTGAAGGAGCCGCCGGGCGACCAGGTCGCGGACTATGAGGAGTACACCCACCTCTACTACGAGTCCTGGCTCGACCCCCAGATCCGCTGGCTGCTCGCCACCGTCCCCAGCTGCATGATCTTCGACGACCACGACGTCATCGACGACTGGAACACCAGCGAGTCCTGGCTCACCGACATGCGGGCCACCCCCTGGTGGCGCGAGCGGATCCTGAGCGGCCTGATGTCGTACTGGGTCCACCAGCACCTCGGCAACCTCTCCCCCGTCGAACTGGCCGCCGACCCCCTGTACGCCGCCGTACGCGCCACCCCGGACGGCACGGACGCGCTGCGCGCCCACGCCGCCACGGCCGACGAGGACCCCGCCTCGGTCCGCTGGAGCTACCGGCGGGACTTCGGACGTGTACGCGTGCTGATGCTCGACAGCCGGGCCGCCCGCGTCCTCGACGAGCGCGACCGCTCGATGCTCAACCCCGGCGCGGCGCAGTGGCTGCGCACCCAGGCCCTGGACGCGCGCGGCTCCTACGACCATCTGCTCATCGGCACCTCCCTGCCCTGGCTCCTTCCCCACCTCGTGCACGACGCCGAGGCGTGGAGCGCGGCGCTGTGCCGGGGCGAGCGCGGGGAGCGCTGGGCGCGGTTCGGGGAGAAGCTGCGCCGCGGCGCCGATCTGGAGCACTGGGCGGCCTTCCCCTCCTCCTTCGAGGACCTGACCCGGCTGATCGCCGAGGCGGGTACGGGCGAGGACGCCCCGGCGACGGTGCTCGTGCTCTCCGGGGACGTGCATCACGCGTACGTCGCCGAACCG is drawn from Streptomyces bottropensis ATCC 25435 and contains these coding sequences:
- a CDS encoding HAD-IA family hydrolase, whose protein sequence is MTATTVLTARALLLDMDGTLVNSDAAVERVWRRWAGRHGLDGTEIMKVVHGRQGYATMAVLLPDRPMAENLADNARLLAEETADVDGVVPIPGAPEFLAALVAGDVPHALVTSADVPLSTARMAAAGLPLPELRVTAESVGASKPDPEGFLKGAAELGVAPEDCVVFEDSEAGIAAGRAAGMRVVGIGERARSHGPDVVAPDLTAVRVEVADDGAVRLHVRG
- a CDS encoding TMEM165/GDT1 family protein, with product MISFSVTALVFGVVFLAELPDKTALAGLVLGTRYRASYVFAGVAAAFAVHVVLAVAAGSVLTLLPQQIVHALTGVLFLGGAAVLLRTKGGADDDAEVRRPEDQSFWKVSGAGFMLILVAEFGDLTQIMTANLAARYDDPLSVGLGAVLALWAVAGLGILGGKALMKRVPLKLITQVAAVLMLGLGVWSLWEAVTG
- a CDS encoding HNH endonuclease family protein, whose protein sequence is MRRFYARRRVSILAALSGLIASVALFNAPVASAALPTPVSAATARSYLATLTVTAEDRTGYDRDLFNHWITISGTCNTRETVLKRDGTSVVTSSACAATSGSWYSPYDGATWTAAADLDIDHLVPLAEAWDSGADGWTSTQRQNFANDLTRPQLIAVTDNVNQSKSDQDPAEWMPSRTAYRCTYVRAWVQVKYYYDLSVDSAEKSALTSYLASC
- a CDS encoding alkaline phosphatase D family protein; this encodes MTGLRLGPLLRYVDGSSATVWIEASRPCVAEVRCAGGGRGETRTFQIAGHHYALIPVTGLTPGTASAYEVLLDGAPVWPEPDSPFPPSEIRTPAEGDTVRVAFGSCRWAAPPAGEPDPVGPDALDTLAVRLAAAPEAERPDVLLLLGDQVYADETSKATRLWLAARRDLKEPPGDQVADYEEYTHLYYESWLDPQIRWLLATVPSCMIFDDHDVIDDWNTSESWLTDMRATPWWRERILSGLMSYWVHQHLGNLSPVELAADPLYAAVRATPDGTDALRAHAATADEDPASVRWSYRRDFGRVRVLMLDSRAARVLDERDRSMLNPGAAQWLRTQALDARGSYDHLLIGTSLPWLLPHLVHDAEAWSAALCRGERGERWARFGEKLRRGADLEHWAAFPSSFEDLTRLIAEAGTGEDAPATVLVLSGDVHHAYVAEPSWPKGDTYGEAGRPGGGPDARVLQLTCSPVHNSIPLSIKLGFRFGWSGTGRALGRWFGRHGRGARPSIDWHRTDGPWFGNHLMTLTLRGRSARLRLDRARARRDGGARLETASDSTLAP